Proteins from a genomic interval of Calypte anna isolate BGI_N300 chromosome 19, bCalAnn1_v1.p, whole genome shotgun sequence:
- the TRAF4 gene encoding TNF receptor-associated factor 4, which produces MPGYDYKLLERPRRRVLCPLCGKPMREPVRVSTCGHRFCDTCLQEFLSEGVFKCPEDQLPLDYAKIYPDPELEAQVLSLAIRCIHSEEGCRWSGLIKHLQAHLGTCGFNVIPCPNRCSTKLSRRDLPEHVQHGCPKRRVKCEFCANDFTGEAFEGHQGTCPQESVYCENKCGARMMRRLLSQHTLTECPKRTQPCTYCAKEFVFDTIQNHQYQCPRYPVPCPNQCGTPSIAREDMATHLKESCSTAMLLCPFKEAGCKHRCPKLAMGRHLEESTKAHLGMVCALVSRQRQEILELRRDLEELSVSSDGTLIWKIPDYTRKLQEAKARSNYEFFSPPFYTHKYGYKLQVSAFLNGNGSGESSHLSIYIRVLPGEYDNLLEWPFSYRVTFSLLDQSDPSLSKPQHITETFHPDPNWKNFQKPGASRSSLDESTLGFGYPKFISHEDIKKRNYVRDNAIFIKASVEIPQKILA; this is translated from the exons ATGCCGGGCTACGACTACAAGCTGCTGGAGCGGCCGCGTCGGCGGGTGCTGTGCCCGCTGTGCGGGAAGCCCATGAGGGAACCGGTCCGTGTCTCGACCTGCGGCCACCGCTTCTGCGACACCTGCCTGCAGGAGTTCCTTAG CGAAGGCGTTTTCAAGTGCCCTGAGGACCAGCTACCCCTGGACTATGCCAAG ATTTACCCTGACCCAGAGCTGGAGGCTCAGGTGCTGAGCTTGGCCATCCGCTGCATCCACAGCGAGGAGGGCTGCCGCTGGAGCGGGCTCATCAAGCACCTCCAG GCCCATCTTGGCACCTGTGGCTTCAACGTCATCCCCTGCCCCAACCGGTGCAGCACCAAGCTGAGCCGCCGCGATCTGCCTGAGCACGTCCAGCACGGCTGCCCCAAGCGCCGGGTCAAGTGCGAGTTCTGTGCCAACGACTTCACTGGGGAGGCCTTCGAG GGCCACCAAGGCACATGTCCCCAGGAGAGTGTGTACTGTGAGAACAAGTGTGGGGCCCGTATGATGCGGCGCCTGCTGTCCCAGCACACCCTGACAGAATGCCCCAAGCgcacccagccctgcacctACTGTGCCAAGGAGTTTGTCTTTGACACCATCCAG AACCACCAGTACCAGTGTCCCCGGTACCCCGTGCCCTGCCCCAACCAGTGCGGGACACCCAGCATCGCCCGGGAGGACATGGCCACTCACCTcaaggagagctgcagcactgccatGCTGCTGTGCCCCTTCAAGGAAGCTGGTTGCAAGCACCGG TGCCCCAAGCTGGCCATGGGCCGGCACCTGGAGGAGAGCACCAAGGCTCACCTGGGCATGGTGTGTGCCCTGGTGAGCCGGCAGCGGCAGGAGATCCTGGAGCTGCGGCGGGACCTGGAGGAGCTGTCGGTCAGCAGTGATGGAACCCTCATCTGGAAGATCCCCGACTACACCCGCAAGCTGCAGGAGGCTAAAGCCCGCAGCAACTACGAGTTCTTCAGCCCCCCATTCTACACCCACAAGTATGGGTACAAGCTTCAGGTTTCAGCTTTCCTCAACGGCAATGGGAGCGGGGAGAGCAGCCACCTCTCCATCTACATCCGCGTGCTGCCAGGCGAGTACGACAACCTGCTGGAGTGGCCCTTCTCCTACCGTGTCACCTTCTCCTTGCTGGACCAGAGTGACCCCTCACTCTCCAAGCCCCAGCACATCACTGAGACCTTCCACCCTGATCCCAACTGGAAAAACTTCCAGAAGCCGGGAGCCTCACGCAGCTCCCTGGATGAGAGCACCCTGGGCTTCGGCTACCCCAAGTTCATCTCCCACGAGGACATCAAGAAACGGAACTATGTGCGGGACAACGCCATCTTCATCAAAGCCTCAGTGGAGATCCCCCAGAAGATCCTGGCCTGA
- the FAM222B gene encoding protein FAM222B isoform X1 — MLACLPGPGDLSFQLLSYTQMNTGLQKWDTTQKMRSAQYPTPAELDAYAKKVANNPLTIKIFPNSVKVPQRKHIRRTVNGLDTSGQRYSPYPSQATTKTGLLAIVKSPAKGIIKDFDGTRTRLLPEAMMNPPSTPYVAPSTLTHPQALARQQALQHAQTLPHPQSIPQPQALQHPQGIPQPQSLPHPQGIPQPQALPHPQTMQQPQGLQHPQPMAHQTLQHPPNPLLQPGLHGSRKMPDADAPPNVTVSTSTIPLSMAATLQQNQPPDLSSIVHQINQFCQARAGISTTSVCEGQIANPSPISRNLLINASTRVSTHNVPTPMPSCVVNPVDHAAAAIPPASVNVPMVNINRVPPAYQNEIKSVAWNQHQLAHLQQMCGDAAGPAGLAGKHPPREMTGQSFPGKTSNYPQELCMGQSFSLKPPIEKPTPSPPVNGLQGPLPYTNGHYFQPIWNNILPTPNSDSSGSQDLAMPFHGGQQAGAPLDCAGGTHYRAGAGPSSQNSVMQTMDYLSGDFQQSCFRDQSMAVLGKVHRPPMNRAPEPTDSRNLHIQHPGYR; from the coding sequence GGGACACTACACAGAAAATGAGATCTGCACAGTATCCTACCCCAGCAGAATTGGATGCTTATGCTAAGAAGGTCGCCAACAATCCACTGACTATAAAAATTTTTCCAAACAGTGTCAAGGTTCCCCAGAGGAAACACATACGCCGTACTGTGAACGGACTTGATACTTCGGGCCAGAGGTACAGTCCCTACCCGTCTCAGGCCACCACGAAAACAGGCCTCCTGGCGATAGTCAAATCTCCAGCAAAAGGAATCATCAAAGACTTTGACGGGACACGCACCCGCCTGCTGCCGGAGGCGATGATGAATCCCCCTTCCACCCCGTACGTTGCACCTAGCACTTTAACCCACCCCCAGGCACTCGCCCGCCAGCAGGCTCTCCAGCATGCACAGACTTTGCCGCACCCCCAGAGCATCCCGCAGCCACAGGCTCTGCAGCACCCTCAGGGTATACCACAGCCACAAAGCTTACCCCACCCTCAGGGGATCCCGCAGCCCCAGGCGCTGCCGCACCCTCAGACCATGCAGCAGCCGCAGGGCTTGCAGCATCCTCAGCCCATGGCACACCAGACTCTGCAGCACCCCCCCAACCCTTTGCTGCAGCCGGGTTTACATGGAAGCAGAAAGATGCCGGATGCAGACGCGCCGCCGAATGTGACCGTGTCTACCTCAACCATTCCCCTCTCTATGGCTGCCACCCTGCAGCAGAACCAGCCACCGGACCTGAGCAGCATTGTGCACCAGATTAACCAGTTCTGCCAGGCCAGAGCTGGCATTAGCACTACCTCAGTCTGTGAGGGACAGATTGCAAACCCCAGCCCTATAAGTCGCAACCTGCTTATCAATGCAAGTACCAGGGTATCTACTCACAATGTCCCTACACCCATGCCTTCCTGTGTAGTAAACCCTGTAgaccatgctgctgctgctattcCTCCTGCCTCTGTTAATGTGCCCATGGTGAATATTAACAGGGTGCCACCCGCCTACCAGAACGAAATCAAATCGGTCGCGTGGAACCAGCACCAGCTTGCGCATCTGCAGCAAATGtgtggggatgctgctgggccTGCTGGACTCGCAGGGAAGCACCCTCCGAGAGAGATGACAGGGCAGAGTTTTCCTGGCAAAACTTCCAACTACCCTCAAGAACTGTGCATGGGCCAGTCGTTCAGCTTGAAGCCCCCCATTGAGAAGCCAACGCCTTCTCCACCTGTGAACGGGTTGCAGGGACCCTTGCCATATACCAATGGGCATTATTTCCAGCCCATCTGGAATAACATTCTGCCCACGCCCAACAGTGACAGCTCTGGGTCCCAGGACCTCGCTATGCCTTTCCATGGGGGACAACAGGCAGGAGCGCCGCTAGATTGTGCAGGAGGAACTCATtacagagctggagctggccCATCCAGCCAGAATAGTGTGATGCAGACCATGGATTACCTGAGTGGGGACTTCCAGCAGTCCTGCTTCAGAGATCAGAGCatggctgtgctgggaaaagTCCATCGGCCTCCCATGAACCGAGCACCTGAACCAACCGATAGTCGAAATCTTCATATTCAACACCCAGGGTATAGATAG
- the FAM222B gene encoding protein FAM222B isoform X2 — MRSAQYPTPAELDAYAKKVANNPLTIKIFPNSVKVPQRKHIRRTVNGLDTSGQRYSPYPSQATTKTGLLAIVKSPAKGIIKDFDGTRTRLLPEAMMNPPSTPYVAPSTLTHPQALARQQALQHAQTLPHPQSIPQPQALQHPQGIPQPQSLPHPQGIPQPQALPHPQTMQQPQGLQHPQPMAHQTLQHPPNPLLQPGLHGSRKMPDADAPPNVTVSTSTIPLSMAATLQQNQPPDLSSIVHQINQFCQARAGISTTSVCEGQIANPSPISRNLLINASTRVSTHNVPTPMPSCVVNPVDHAAAAIPPASVNVPMVNINRVPPAYQNEIKSVAWNQHQLAHLQQMCGDAAGPAGLAGKHPPREMTGQSFPGKTSNYPQELCMGQSFSLKPPIEKPTPSPPVNGLQGPLPYTNGHYFQPIWNNILPTPNSDSSGSQDLAMPFHGGQQAGAPLDCAGGTHYRAGAGPSSQNSVMQTMDYLSGDFQQSCFRDQSMAVLGKVHRPPMNRAPEPTDSRNLHIQHPGYR, encoded by the coding sequence ATGAGATCTGCACAGTATCCTACCCCAGCAGAATTGGATGCTTATGCTAAGAAGGTCGCCAACAATCCACTGACTATAAAAATTTTTCCAAACAGTGTCAAGGTTCCCCAGAGGAAACACATACGCCGTACTGTGAACGGACTTGATACTTCGGGCCAGAGGTACAGTCCCTACCCGTCTCAGGCCACCACGAAAACAGGCCTCCTGGCGATAGTCAAATCTCCAGCAAAAGGAATCATCAAAGACTTTGACGGGACACGCACCCGCCTGCTGCCGGAGGCGATGATGAATCCCCCTTCCACCCCGTACGTTGCACCTAGCACTTTAACCCACCCCCAGGCACTCGCCCGCCAGCAGGCTCTCCAGCATGCACAGACTTTGCCGCACCCCCAGAGCATCCCGCAGCCACAGGCTCTGCAGCACCCTCAGGGTATACCACAGCCACAAAGCTTACCCCACCCTCAGGGGATCCCGCAGCCCCAGGCGCTGCCGCACCCTCAGACCATGCAGCAGCCGCAGGGCTTGCAGCATCCTCAGCCCATGGCACACCAGACTCTGCAGCACCCCCCCAACCCTTTGCTGCAGCCGGGTTTACATGGAAGCAGAAAGATGCCGGATGCAGACGCGCCGCCGAATGTGACCGTGTCTACCTCAACCATTCCCCTCTCTATGGCTGCCACCCTGCAGCAGAACCAGCCACCGGACCTGAGCAGCATTGTGCACCAGATTAACCAGTTCTGCCAGGCCAGAGCTGGCATTAGCACTACCTCAGTCTGTGAGGGACAGATTGCAAACCCCAGCCCTATAAGTCGCAACCTGCTTATCAATGCAAGTACCAGGGTATCTACTCACAATGTCCCTACACCCATGCCTTCCTGTGTAGTAAACCCTGTAgaccatgctgctgctgctattcCTCCTGCCTCTGTTAATGTGCCCATGGTGAATATTAACAGGGTGCCACCCGCCTACCAGAACGAAATCAAATCGGTCGCGTGGAACCAGCACCAGCTTGCGCATCTGCAGCAAATGtgtggggatgctgctgggccTGCTGGACTCGCAGGGAAGCACCCTCCGAGAGAGATGACAGGGCAGAGTTTTCCTGGCAAAACTTCCAACTACCCTCAAGAACTGTGCATGGGCCAGTCGTTCAGCTTGAAGCCCCCCATTGAGAAGCCAACGCCTTCTCCACCTGTGAACGGGTTGCAGGGACCCTTGCCATATACCAATGGGCATTATTTCCAGCCCATCTGGAATAACATTCTGCCCACGCCCAACAGTGACAGCTCTGGGTCCCAGGACCTCGCTATGCCTTTCCATGGGGGACAACAGGCAGGAGCGCCGCTAGATTGTGCAGGAGGAACTCATtacagagctggagctggccCATCCAGCCAGAATAGTGTGATGCAGACCATGGATTACCTGAGTGGGGACTTCCAGCAGTCCTGCTTCAGAGATCAGAGCatggctgtgctgggaaaagTCCATCGGCCTCCCATGAACCGAGCACCTGAACCAACCGATAGTCGAAATCTTCATATTCAACACCCAGGGTATAGATAG